ccactaggctacctgccttctacactctaaccactaggctacctacctcctctacactctaaccactaggctacctgccacctctacactctaaccactaggctacctgccacctctacactctaaccactaggctacctacctcctctacactctaaccactaggctacctacctcctctacactctaaccactaggctacctgcctcctctacactctaaccactaggctacctgcctcctctacactctaatcactaggctacctgcctcctctacactctaaccactaggctacctgcctcctctacactctaaccactaggctacctgcctcctctacactctaaccactaggatacctacctcctctacactctaaccactagactacctacctcctctacactctaaccactagactacctgccacctctacactctaaccactagactacctacctcctctacactctaaccactagactacctgcctcctctacactctaaccactagactacctgccacctctacactctaaccactaggctacctgcctcctctacactctaaccactaggctacctgcctcctctacactctaaccactaggctacctgcctcctctctacactctaaccactaggctacctgccacctctacactctaaccactaggctacctgcctcctctacactctaaccactaggctacctacctcctctacactctaaccactaggctacctgccccctacactctaaccactagactacctgcctcctctacactctaaccactaggctacctgccacctctacactctaaccactaggctacctgcctcctctacactctaaccactaggctacctgccacctctacactctaaccactaggctacctgcctcctctacactctaaccactaggctaccctacctcctctacactctaaccactaggctacctgcctcctctacactctaaccactaggctacctgcctcctctacactctaaccactaggctacctgccacctctacactctaaccactaggctacctgcctcctctacactctaaccactaggctaccctacctcctctacactctaaccactaggctacctgcctcctctacactctaaccactaggctacctgccacctctacactctaaccactaggctacctgcctcctctacactctaaccactaggctaccctacctcctctacactctaaccactaggctacctgcctcctctacactctaaccactaggctacctgcctcctctacactctaaccactagactacccttcctcctctacactctaaccactaggctacctgccacctctacactctaaccactaggctacctgccacctctacactctaaccactaggctacctgccacctctacactctaaccactaggctaccctagaaGTGTATTGGGGAATTATATGAATCAAGCGTTGAACtgcatctattctgccaacaatatCTCACTGTACGTCATGGGATGTAGAGTTAAATAAAAACCTTTTTTCAAAGAGTCTGTATAAAGTTGGTTTTGCAGCATAAACTGGGAATATTTTACATTTTTGACTGGTCTTATGATTGTCTTGTTTATTTAATttctgcaaagtagttaaaacgcAGTCAGTTCCACTTCGTCTAATGTTTAAGTCATGCTGCTTTTTCTGTGTGATGTTGATCACCATGCTCTACTCAGCTTCCCATTGGGTATGAGTGTGAGGGCTCAGCTTCCCATTGGGTATGAGTGTGAGGGCCCTGCCTGCGTGTCTGAGTGTGAGGGCCCTGCCTGCGTGTCTGAGTGTGAGGGCCCTGCCTGCGTGTATGAGCGTGAgggccctgcctgcctgtctgagtGTGAGGGCCCTGCCTGCGTGTCTGAGTGTGAgggccctgcctgcctgcgtgtctgagtgtgagggccctgcctgcctgcgtgtctGAGTGTGAGGGCCCTGCCTGCGTGTCTGAGTGTGAGGGCCCTGCCTGCGTGTATGAGCGTGAgggccctgcctgcctgtctgagtGTGAGGGCACAGCTTCCCATTGGGTATGAGTGTGAgggccctgcctgcctgtctgagtGTGAGGGCACAGCTTCCCATTGGGTCTGAGTGTGAGGGCACAGCTTCCCATCGGGTATGAGAGTGAGGGCCCTGCCTGCGTGTCTGAGTGTGAGGGCCCTGCCTGCGTGTATGAGCGTGAGggccctgcctgcctgtgtgtctgtgtgtgagggcCCTGCCTGCGTGTCTGAGTGTGAGGGCCCTGCCTGCGTGTATGAGCGTGAGggccctgcctgcctgtgtgtctgtgtgtgagggcCCTGCCTGCGTGTCTGAGTGTGAGGGCCCTGCCTGCGTGTCTGAGTGTGAGGGCCCtgcctgcgtgtctgtgtgtgagggccctgcctgtgtgtctgagtgtgagggccctgcctgtgtgtctgtgtgtgagggccgtgtctgtgtgtgagggcCCTGCCTGCGTGTCTGAGTGTGAGGGCCCTGCCTGCGTGTCTGAGTGTGAGGGCCCTGCCTGCGTGTCTGAGTGTGAGGGCCCTGCCTGCGTGTCTGAGTGTGAGGGCCCTGCCTGCGTGTCTGAGTGTGAGGGCCCTGCCTGCGTGTCTGAGTGTGAGGGCCCTGCCTGCGTGTCTGAGTGTGAGGGCCCTGCCTGCGTGTCTGAGTGTGAGGGCCCtgcctgcgtgtctgtgtgtgagggccctgcctgcgtgtctgtgtgtgagggcCCTGCCTGCGTGTCTGAGTGTGAGGGCCCTGCCTGCGTGTCTGAGTGTGAGGGCCCTGCCTGCGTGTCTGAGTGTGAGGGCCCTGCCTGCGTGTCTGTGTACAGAACCCTGCTGCATGCCCTCCAACCTGCATGTCTGTACTAACCAACTCTTCTTCTTTCTCCTATacgctcctctcctcttcttcttccaaGGCTGCCAAGCAGATCAAAGATAGGTAGGTATACTCGTCCCTTGTCTAGTCTGTGGACATGTCTGTTATCGGCTGCAGTGAGAAGCCTTGCTTCGTGCATGGttgagatagatagatagtttAGCAGATGTGTTTGTGTTCTTTTCATCACTAGTCTGACGTCAGTGAACTGATAGTGACATGTACTTGACCTgaactaccgttcaaaagtttggggtcactgagaaatgtccttgtttttatacatttcttaaataatagcacatttttttgtccattaaataacattaaattgatcagagATACACTGTAGACATCGtatatgttgtaaatgactgttgtagctggaaacggcagattaaaaaaaaagaaaaacattgaATGGAATATGTGATCAGCTGACAAGGGAAACCAGGAAGTAGGTAA
The sequence above is a segment of the Oncorhynchus keta strain PuntledgeMale-10-30-2019 unplaced genomic scaffold, Oket_V2 Un_scaffold_19483_pilon_pilon, whole genome shotgun sequence genome. Coding sequences within it:
- the LOC127927935 gene encoding keratin-associated protein 9-1-like gives rise to the protein MSVRAQLPIGYECEGPACVSECEGPACVSECEGPACVYEREGPACLSECEGPACVSEWHSFPLGLSVRAQLPIGYESEGPACVSECEGPACVYERPCLCVRALPACLSVRALPACLSVRALPACLSVRALPACLSVRALPACLSVRALPACLSVRALPACLSVRALPACLSGPACVSECEGPACVSECEGPACVSECEGPACVSVYRTLLHALQPACLY